In Musa acuminata AAA Group cultivar baxijiao chromosome BXJ2-8, Cavendish_Baxijiao_AAA, whole genome shotgun sequence, one genomic interval encodes:
- the LOC135618575 gene encoding uncharacterized WD repeat-containing protein C17D11.16-like: MISAVTWVPKGASKSSPVVAEPPSKDEIDEILKTGALRRSGDSDEDEQVDMDVDDSKDADEVTHALATAEALSKDQGDKGSHFQDIADGLRELDMDHYDDEDDGIELFSTGLGDIYYQSNEMDPYLQNKDDDDDDEEIEDMTIKPTDAVIVCARNEDEVSHLEVWIFEESEDGDSNMYVHHDIILPAFPLCTAWLDCNLKSGDKGNFIAVGSMEPAIEIWDLDLIDEVQPFLVLGGVSKKKKKGKKTSVKYKKGSHRDSVLGLAWNKEVRNVLASASADKTVKIWDVVSGKCAVTVEHHRDKVQAVAWNHHSPEVLLSGSFDQSVVMMDMRSSNQVSNEWRVTADVESLAWDPHSEHSFVVSLENGTVQGFDVRASSDTDSSSKPSFTLHAHDKAVSSVSYNPAAPNFLATGSTDKTVKLWDLSNNQPSCVASQNPKAGAIFSIAFSDDSPFLLAIGGSKGRLEVWDTLSDLGVGGRFGKYSNRTIDPPPTD; encoded by the exons ATGATTTCGGCAGTGACTTGGGTCCCAAAGGGAGCATCCAAGAGCTCCCCAGTGGTTGCCGAGCCACCCTCTAAAGACGAAATTGACGAGATTTTGAAAACGGGAGCATTGAGAAGAAG CGGAGACAGTGACGAAGATGAACAAGTGGATATGGACGTTGATGATTCCAAAGATGCAGATGAAGTCACCCATGCATTAGCTACTGCTGAGGCTTTATCGAAAGACCAGGGGGATAAGGGTTCTCATTTCCAAGATATCGCTGATGGCCTCCGGGAACTTGACATGGACCATtatgatgatgaagatgatg GCATCGAGCTATTTAGTACTGGTTTAGGGGACATTTACTATCAAAGTAATGAGATGGACCCTTATCTGCAAAACAAGGAT gacgacgatgatgatgaagaGATAGAAGATATGACCATAAAACCAACTGATGCAGTTATAGTCTGTGCACGAAATGAAGATGAAGTCAGCCATCTTGAG GTTTGGATCTTTGAAGAATCAGAGGATGGTGATTCGAATATGTATGTTCATCATGATATCATCCTTCCAGCTTTTCCGCTTTGTACAGCTTGGCTTGATTGTAATCTTAAAAGTGGTGATAAAG GAAACTTTATAGCTGTTGGCTCCATGGAACCAGCTATCGAGATATGGGACCTTGATTTG ATTGATGAGGTTCAACCTTTCCTAGTGTTGGGGGGTgtctcaaagaagaagaaaaaagggaaaaag ACATCAGTGAAGTACAAGAAGGGTAGCCATAGAGACTCTGTACTTGGGCTTGCATGGAACAAAGAAGTGAG GAATGTTCTAGCTAGTGCAAGTGCTGACAAAACAGTCAAGATTTGGGATGTGGTCAGTGGCAAATGTGCTGTAACAGTTGAGCACCACAgagataag GTTCAGGCAGTTGCATGGAATCATCATTCTCCTGAAGTTCTTCTTAGTGGTTCGTTTGATCAATCAGTAGTCATG ATGGATATGAGATCAAGTAATCAGGTCTCTAATGAATGGCGTGTCACAGCTGATGTTGAGAGTTTGGCTTGGGACCCACATTCAGAACATTCATTTGTG GTGAGTCTTGAGAATGGTACTGTTCAAGGTTTCGATGTCCGGGCTTCATCAGATACAGATTCCAGTTCCAAGCCAAGTTTCACTCTCCATGCACATGATAAAGCTGTTTCTTCAGTCTCTTATAATCCTGCAGCTCCAAAT TTTCTTGCTACCGGATCAACAGACAAGACG GTGAAGCTATGGGACTTGTCAAACAATCAACCATCATGTGTTGCATCTCAGAACCCAAAGGCG GGAGCCATATTCTCTATCGCCTTCTCAGATGATAGCCCTTTCTTGTTAGCAATCGGAGGCTCCAAGGGAAGATTGGAG GTATGGGACACCTTATCGGATCTTGGGGTTGGTGGTAGATTTGGCAAGTACAGCAATCGAACAATTGATCCGCCACCAACCGATTGA
- the LOC135618578 gene encoding ras-related protein Rab11C-like: MAHRVDHEYDYLFKIVLIGDSGVGKSNILSRFTRNEFCLDSKSTIGVEFATKTLQVEGKTIKAQIWDTAGQERYRAITSAYYRGAVGALLVYDITKKQTFDSIQRWLRELRDHADSNIVIILAGNKSDLKHLRAISQDEGRALAEKEGLSFLETSALESLNVDKAFQTIIAEIYHIINKKALAAQEAARTAGPPVQGTTIDVSNSAGGSRAACCSR, translated from the exons atGGCGCACCGAGTGGATCACGAGTACGATTACCTCTTCAAGATCGTCCTCATCGGTGATTCCGGCGTGGGGAAGTCTAACATCCTCTCCAGATTCACGCGCAACGAGTTCTGCTTGGATTCCAAGTCCACCATCGGCGTCGAATTCGCCACCAAGACCCTTCAG GTCGAAGGGAAGACAATCAAGGCACAGATTTGGGACACGGCTGGTCAAGAGCGGTATCGAGCCATAACCAGTGCATACTACAGGGGTGCAGTGGGTGCACTCCTAGTCTATGACATAACAAAGAAGCAGACTTTTGACAGCATCCAAAGGTGGCTCCGTGAgctcagagatcacgccgattccaACATTGTCATCATCTTGGCTGGTAACAAGTCAGACTTGAAGCATCTACGAGCAATTTCGCAAGATGAGGGCCGGGCATTGGCTGAGAAGGAGGGGCTTTCTTTCTTGGAGACTTCAGCACTAGAATCACTCAACGTCGACAAGGCGTTTCAGACGATTATAGCAGAGATTTACCACATCATAAACAAAAAGGCACTTGCAGCCCAAGAGGCAGCAAGGACCGCAGGCCCTCCCGTTCAAGGGACAACCATCGATGTATCCAACTCTGCTGGGGGCTCAAGGGCTGCTTGTTGTTCAAGGTAG
- the LOC135619389 gene encoding L-type lectin-domain containing receptor kinase VIII.1-like, giving the protein MPSPASTFVVVVVFLFVVSLSDRNCEAADKDHDFCFSFDGLEKNRSFDSEFALYGDAEMSGSAVRIAQPAYSSSGRIAYRKAIRFLGTKPGFSSSFSFSISRGDGGALAFFLSPSGLPLVSAERDRLGRSTGDVAVRFGRFNVEKLGELGGSFIEIDVEGETLTRSSDLTEVGLILNSGEKLRSWIDYDGESKRIEVRLSQARNPRPRNSSISYSIDLSNVLWREAVFVGIGFSSGNSTHTSSIYSWNFAVKHGAPYLMHSEPLNPDSFLVRSTESPSVHLRKASPWGVFTAMVFAAACGAMLALFVMLVWAVLAARRPVAPVESPVGVAYGKIVSAGDTCLDNVK; this is encoded by the coding sequence ATGCCGTCTCCGGCCTCCACCTTCGTCGTCGTTGTCGTCTTTCTCTTCGTCGTCTCCTTGTCCGATAGAAATTGCGAAGCGGCTGACAAGGACCACGATTTCTGCTTCTCTTTTGATGGATTGGAGAAAAATCGGAGCTTTGACTCGGAGTTCGCCCTCTACGGGGACGCCGAGATGAGTGGCTCCGCGGTCAGGATCGCGCAGCCGGCGTACTCGAGCTCAGGGCGGATCGCGTACAGGAAAGCCATCAGATTCTTGGGGACCAAGCCtgggttttcctcctccttctctttCTCCATCTCCCGGGGCGACGGTGGTGCCCTAGCCTTCTTCTTGTCACCGAGCGGTCTTCCTCTGGTATCAGCAGAGAGGGATCGGCTTGGGCGCTCGACCGGTGATGTTGCAGTGAGGTTTGGGAGGTTCAACGTCGAGAAACTTGGTGAGTTAGGTGGAAGCTTCATCGAAATCGATGTCGAGGGAGAAACATTGACGAGGAGCAGCGACCTTACTGAAGTTGGTCTGATTCTGAACAGCGGAGAAAAGCTGCGTTCTTGGATTGACTACGACGGGGAATCGAAGAGGATAGAGGTGAGGCTGAGCCAAGCCAGGAATCCAAGGCCGAGGAACTCTTCCATCTCTTACTCGATCGATCTGTCTAATGTTCTGTGGCGGGAGGCAGTGTTTGTGGGCATCGGCTTTTCCAGTGGGAATTCAACTCACACCAGCAGTATATACTCGTGGAATTTTGCAGTGAAGCACGGAGCTCCGTATCTGATGCACTCGGAGCCTCTGAATCCCGATTCATTCCTTGTGCGATCCACCGAGAGCCCTTCTGTCCATCTAAGGAAGGCCTCTCCTTGGGGGGTTTTCACGGCGATGGTGTTTGCTGCTGCTTGTGGTGCAATGCTGGCGTTGTTCGTGATGCTCGTGTGGGCTGTGCTCGCCGCTCGGCGTCCGGTGGCTCCCGTAGAGTCTCCTGTGGGTGTTGCATATGGAAAGATCGTATCGGCTGGAGATACGTGTCTCGACAACGTTAAGTAA
- the LOC135618577 gene encoding reticulon-like protein B12 gives MISDPDRPVAGSSPRSLARQRSVHDIFGSGIVADVILWRRKDVTIGILVGALASWVVFEAAGYTLLSLVSNVLLLLICVLFAWAKAAGILNRPPPPIPEMHLSEEMTHEAAVFVRFHMNMVLSAFNDIVQGKDSKLFYTIALWLWLISFVGGSTDILTLGYTSVVVMLTVPALYEKYEDGLDRLTKFACKEVQMYERIYSECLGKYFTKAKKWALEKKKLLTDV, from the exons ATGATCTCCGACCCAGATCGTCCCGTTGCGGGATCCTCTCCTCGATCGCTAGCGAGGCAACGATCCGTTCATGATATCTTCGGAAGTGGAATCG TTGCGGATGTGATCCTTTGGAGGAGAAAGGATGTAACAATAGGGATACTCGTTGGTGCACTGGCTTCTTGGGTGGTCTTTGAAGCAGCCGGATATACTCTGCTGTCTCTTGTTTCAAACGTTCTGCTGCTGCTGATTTGTGTCCTCTTTGCATGGGCGAAGGCTGCGGGAATCCTAAACAG GCCTCCTCCACCCATACCAGAGATGCACCTCTCAGAAGAAATGACACATGAAGCTGCAGTTTTTGTTCGATTCCACATGAACATGGTCCTGTCCGCTTTCAATGATATTGTGCAAGGAAAAGACTCGAAACTGTTCTATACGATAGCTCTATGGTTATGGCTGATCTCTTTTGTTGGTGGTTCGACTGATATCCTTACTTTGGGTTACACAA GCGTCGTAGTCATGCTAACAGTTCCGGCACTGTATGAGAAGTACGAAGATGGCCTCGACAGACTCACGAAGTTTGCCTGTAAGGAGGTGCAGATGTACGAGAGGATATACTCAGAGTGTCTTGGCAAATACTTCACCAAAGCTAAGAAGTGGGCTTTGGAAAAGAAAAAACTACTCACTGATGTATGA
- the LOC135618368 gene encoding transcription factor DIVARICATA-like isoform X1 — protein MPTPTLSRVKDSIFRRNRRGCPPRDLQMSTGSMTESTCSSRVPDRSGGGWTWEENKLFELALIDFEEDTPDRWEKVAACVPGKTVEEVNIHYQRLIDDLNAIEAGRSSYYPSFASNSEDCYAPKQPSCARGKRSAPRAPSEHERKKGVPWSEEEHKLFLMGLSTHGKGDWRNISRNFVTTRTPTQVASHAQKYFNRQNSGGKDKRRSSIHDITIASLSHDELLAAARLRAPTPQAQATSTTLPRTFSLQRNDAAGVSNAPVRANQFMQHQFGAAPYGMTMQVQNPQDAGLHGNVVCDDSSLFQMQSDQQFHGPDFGQY, from the exons ATGCCTACTCCCACGTTGAGTCGAGTTAAAGATTCGATTTTTAGGCGAAACCGGAGAGGGTGCCCTCCGCGAGATCTCCAGATGTCGACAGGATCGATGACGGAATCGACGTGCTCGAGTCGGGTCCCTGACCGGAGTGGTGGGGGTTGGACCTGGGAAGAGAACAAGCTATTCGAGCTCGCCCTGATCGACTTCGAAGAAGACACCCCGGACCGCTGGGAGAAGGTGGCGGCGTGCGTGCCGGGCAAGACGGTGGAGGAGGTGAACATCCACTACCAGCGTCTCATCGACGACTTGAATGCGATAGAAGCTGGGCGGTCCTCGTACTATCCATCGTTCGCGTCCAACTCGGAGGACTGCTACGCGCCAAAGCAGCCTTCCTGTGCCAGAGGAAAGAGGTCCGCGCCGAGGGCACCATCGGAGCATGAGAGGAAGAAAGGAGTGCCGTGGAGTGAAGAGGAGCACAA GCTATTTCTGATGGGTCTCTCGACGCATGGCAAAGGGGACTGGAGAAACATATCTCGAAATTTCGTGACCACCAGGACGCCCACTCAGGTGGCCAGCCATGCCCAGAAGTACTTCAACAGGCAAAACTCGGGCGGCAAAGACAAGAGGAGAtccagcattcatgacattacgaTTGCCAGTTTGTCACACGACGAGCTGCTCGCCGCCGCTCGGCTGCGGGCTCCCACACCGCAGGCGCAGGCTACTTCGACTACTCTGCCAAGGACCTTCTCCTTGCAACGAAATGACGCTGCTGGTGTTTCTAATGCACCGGTGCGCGCGAACCAGTTCATGCAACACCAGTTTGGAGCAGCACCATATGGGATGACAATGCAGGTTCAGAATCCGCAGGATGCCGGTCTCCATGGTAATGTTGTTTGTGACGATAGTTCCCTGTTTCAGATGCAGTCAGACCAGCAGTTTCATGGACCCGATTTCGGACAATACTGA
- the LOC135618368 gene encoding transcription factor DIVARICATA-like isoform X2, with amino-acid sequence MSTGSMTESTCSSRVPDRSGGGWTWEENKLFELALIDFEEDTPDRWEKVAACVPGKTVEEVNIHYQRLIDDLNAIEAGRSSYYPSFASNSEDCYAPKQPSCARGKRSAPRAPSEHERKKGVPWSEEEHKLFLMGLSTHGKGDWRNISRNFVTTRTPTQVASHAQKYFNRQNSGGKDKRRSSIHDITIASLSHDELLAAARLRAPTPQAQATSTTLPRTFSLQRNDAAGVSNAPVRANQFMQHQFGAAPYGMTMQVQNPQDAGLHGNVVCDDSSLFQMQSDQQFHGPDFGQY; translated from the exons ATGTCGACAGGATCGATGACGGAATCGACGTGCTCGAGTCGGGTCCCTGACCGGAGTGGTGGGGGTTGGACCTGGGAAGAGAACAAGCTATTCGAGCTCGCCCTGATCGACTTCGAAGAAGACACCCCGGACCGCTGGGAGAAGGTGGCGGCGTGCGTGCCGGGCAAGACGGTGGAGGAGGTGAACATCCACTACCAGCGTCTCATCGACGACTTGAATGCGATAGAAGCTGGGCGGTCCTCGTACTATCCATCGTTCGCGTCCAACTCGGAGGACTGCTACGCGCCAAAGCAGCCTTCCTGTGCCAGAGGAAAGAGGTCCGCGCCGAGGGCACCATCGGAGCATGAGAGGAAGAAAGGAGTGCCGTGGAGTGAAGAGGAGCACAA GCTATTTCTGATGGGTCTCTCGACGCATGGCAAAGGGGACTGGAGAAACATATCTCGAAATTTCGTGACCACCAGGACGCCCACTCAGGTGGCCAGCCATGCCCAGAAGTACTTCAACAGGCAAAACTCGGGCGGCAAAGACAAGAGGAGAtccagcattcatgacattacgaTTGCCAGTTTGTCACACGACGAGCTGCTCGCCGCCGCTCGGCTGCGGGCTCCCACACCGCAGGCGCAGGCTACTTCGACTACTCTGCCAAGGACCTTCTCCTTGCAACGAAATGACGCTGCTGGTGTTTCTAATGCACCGGTGCGCGCGAACCAGTTCATGCAACACCAGTTTGGAGCAGCACCATATGGGATGACAATGCAGGTTCAGAATCCGCAGGATGCCGGTCTCCATGGTAATGTTGTTTGTGACGATAGTTCCCTGTTTCAGATGCAGTCAGACCAGCAGTTTCATGGACCCGATTTCGGACAATACTGA